The sequence below is a genomic window from Sulfuracidifex metallicus DSM 6482 = JCM 9184.
CTAAGGATTTCTCGATAGTCCGCTGGAAAAGTCCCAGTTATCATCCTAACCTTCAAGCTTAGGCTCTTTACCACAAAATTATGAACCTCTTAAATCCATTATATATTAGGTATATACCCATATAGCATAATGGGAAGTAAAACTATCACTATTGAGGTAAGTGAAGAACTAGCTAGGCTAATCGAGAAAATGATTCAACTGGGAATAGCTAAGTCAAAAAATGAAGCAGTTAACATGCTTATAGAATCAGGAAGGAGTGAAGTGGAGGAGAAGATCAGGAAACAAGAAGAGGTACTCAAACTGGTGGATGAATGGGTAAAAGAAGGTTTTCCTTACAGACATCTTGATATGTCAGACCTAAGACAGGAGAGGACAGAGAAATCCGTCATTAACAGCGACAGGTAAAAGCTAAAATGAGCTACTATAAAAAATAAGACATTTATTATCTCGATACTAACATTATTCTGTCTTATAGTAGAGGACGTACACTTCGATAAAGCCAAGAAGTTGAAGAAATTAAGTCATTTAGTCACTGGGGAAATAACCTTGATAGAGCTCAGCTCTTTCTTTTCTAGGAAGATTTTAAGTACCATTCTACATAAACGTCGAACCCTTAAGAGTAAAGAGTGATAGGAAGCTAGATTACTCCACAAAAGTACATCTTATCACGTTAGTATACTTTTTACAGATCTCTAGATCATCTCTTAGAACTATTCCCTTACTCTTAACGTCCCAAATCACGGGATTATTCTTCCTGATTGCCTTATCGAACTCCCCTTCATTTATGGGGATGACTTCGAAACCTGGGGGAAAGTCCAGCCTCAACCCCAACAGAAGGTACGTTGATTTTATGAGAAGCTCGGCGGAAATCTGACAGTTTGTAGAGGAAACGTCATACAAACCCTCCTTGAACGATTCCTTTGAAGCTTTCAGGTAATTCAAAGACCTTTTGCAAAGAAGCACTGCATTTTGAAACGAAGACACATGAAAGCTAATGTTCTCGTGGTAAAAAGAATTACTGATATAAGAGGCTAAACAGTGGGATAAAATCAAGTAGGTTGGGTTTCCAAAGAGGATCTTCATGGTTTACATCTGTCTTGAGGAGAAGAACTTGCTCATAGATGCGTTAAAAATACGTTACAAGATAAACTTTGAGCTAACTCTATTTAATTTCAATTATCTCTTCCTCTCTTTCTAGATAAGTGAAGAGATCACCGTCTTCATTCTCTCAAAGTTCTCTTCCATTTTCTCCATTGGGTCTATGGAAACTAGGTAAACCTTTCTTCCATCCCTGAGCTTCAGGTCTATCCATCCTACAACTTGTCCGTTCACCTTTCTTTTCATCATTTCCTCGTAAATCCGGATAGTGCTCTCCTCCTCTCCCTGTTTAGCCTTTCTATTCAGTAAACCAGGAAACACAAGTAATGTAGCATCAGAACTAAACTCGTAAGTGTAAGCCATTGCCTTAAATCTGCCCTCCGTAATGTACGTTGGACTGAGGGAATACTTACATTCAATTATTATTAATTTCCTTTTCCTTTCGCTCTCCTTTATTATGGAGAGATCGGGTCTTCCTAGTACGCTTTTAGTGAATTTCTCGTCCATGGCATCAACACTCTCGATCAGGTCTTTTATACCGTAAGACGTAGGATCTACGTTAAACGCTAAATGAAGAAGTTCGTTTCCTAAGCTCCCTTCCATGAAACCTTCCTTTCCCTTAATAGTGAACCCTTTCTCCTTTAGTACTTTCATGACTATCATGTATACGAAGAGCTCGTAAAGCTTGCTGATTACTATCTTGACGTCTTTCCTCCCTCCTCTGGATTTGATTCCCATCTTGCTCCTCTTCGAGATCAAGTAGGCGCGATAACTGTTTCTCAGCCAGTCGGGAGAGTTTTCGTCTATTGAGGGAATTGACGGCTCGGGAAGCAACTTTTTTCTCTCATATGCCTTTTTGATTTCTCTTCTCATTTCATGATAGAAGCTGAAGGGCTCAATAGCGGAATAGTTCAACTTGTCTTTAGCGTTTCTCAATGTCTCCCTTGCTATCCAGGCCAGAAAAGATAGCTCCTTAGACCTTAGATTTGGCTGGAGATAAGCTACATTGAAGGGAAGGGTAGTTAATGACCTGGAAACATCTAGGATTCCATACACATCTTCTCCGGTTTCGGATAGGTATTCCCTTCTAACCCACTGATCCCTTAACCCTGAGTTGATAGCTCTGTTAACTGTCCTCAGAGCCGAGTAAGTTAAGTACGCTGAAATGACTTGTTGAGCATCATCTAAGTTCATGGCGTCAACTTTATCCAGGATCCTACTTAGCTTAGAGAAAGAGTCCACTCCCCTATATTGTAAGTAGAATCTGGATGTAAGCTCTATAAGACGTTTATCTCTAGCGTTAAGTGATTTCCGTTGGTTTTGATTTCCCTTCAAGATATCATTGATAGGTGAAAGAAAATTATATATGTTAATTATTATCGCATAATCATAAAATGACTATCTTCTTGACTGAAAATAATGGATATTTCTATGATTATGCTGATAGTCCACATGCATACTTTAGTATTAAAGAATTGAGACTCACTTTCACGTTGTACTCTAAATCTAGAATTGGTGTACATGAATATAGATCGAACTTAATACACGAATCTCATGTTTTTTAATGAGTTTCGGAACTTACTTCAAGTATCTTGTCTATCCTCTTCATTACTCCATTATCTATAGTTCCTGCATGTATCTTGATTAGCTCTATTATTTCTTGTTTTTCGATTTTATGAGTCTCCTTCTGCATTATGGACATCTGCGATATTACCTTTGATACCGTAGATGTAGAAAGGCAGAACTTTGATCCTAACCCTTTCCTAACTCTAGATATCAATTCCTTAAGGTCATTTACCGTTTCCTGAGTAAAGTTAAATCCATTAGCTTTCATCACTACCTCAACGTCTGAGTCTCCCTTAGGGCAATCCAAATAAAAGACGGAAAATCTTCTGGTAATGGCGTCGCCTATTTGATATAGGTTCCTTAAGTCCTTCAAGTTGATTGTCGCTATAACCCTCAACTTACTTAGGGGACTTTTCCCAGTGTTCTTCTCGTTCTCTATTACCTTAAGGAGTTGATATAGCTGAGGATCGGGCGGAAAAGACCTTATTTCTTCCATCAAAGAGGACGGAATTCTCCATTTAGAGGCGTCAGCGGATGAAAACATGGTGAAAAAGTCACCGAAAGCTTTGTCTATGTCTGCACGATTGAGCTCTTCTAATACTACGGGAAACAATGCGTTATCTGGTATTTCAGATGCCTTCACGTAAGCTCTGAGAATTACTCCGGGCTTCCAAGAGATTGATCCTCTCCTCAGGGTCTCTCCTCCTATTAAATCCCTTCTCGTCCAAAGCGCGTTAGCGGTAACCTTCTCGCCGTTAGAACAAAGTGAATCTGCTATGGTTGTAGCTATTTCAGTCTTTCCTACTCCTGGCGGTCCTACAAGCAAAATGTTTCCTATCCTCAGGGACGCAAACATGAAGTCTAAAATTCTAGGATTCTGAAGATAGAGATTGTTAGAAATTAAATCTTTAGCTTCCTCAAGTGCTTTTTCCACCGATTTACATTGGGGATTCGCATTATTTACTTCTTCTGTAATGATACCTTGAGATAGATCTTCAAGTTCATTTGTTATCTGTTTATAGAATTTATAAGTTTCCTCTACCTCTCCGCTCTGGATCTTGGACATGATGAAATCTTTCACACCGCTTATGTAGTTCGAATCACTGTAACAGTTATTAGACTGAGAAGCTTGTACACCCTCTATTTCTTCTCCTACTGCGTTTCTCAAGATAGAAGGGACTTGGTCTTGAAGGTTTCCTCCCTTTCTTAACCACTCTAGTATCTCAGGTATGCTTTCACGGATTGAGTTTCTCACGGATCTGGACAACCATATTACCTTCATTCTGAATCTAAGAATCCAGTACTTCTCGTTTGAGCCAGATTCCTCCTTCCAATATCTGAAATTTCTGACTGAATCTATATTAATATCTGTTATTATTCCAGCTCCTATAAATCCCCTTTTTTTCTTTTCATTCGATGGTACGTAAAGTAAGCTTATCATAAGCTTGTTGAGTGATGGTACCATATCTATTCTAGAGCCATCATTTTTAAGATAAGACAAGAAGTATCTTTTGAAAAGCGCTGAAAAAGGATACCCAACTGGCTCACTCCCATTCCCTCTGCCATTGATCTTCACCGAACCTTTGCTATCTCCCCAAATTAAGTAACCCGGTTCTCCGAGAATGGAATAAATTAAAGATGCATCCATGTCGAACGGTGAATCTGAGCTATCTCTAAAAATACATGGAACGATTTCAGAGTTCTCATGAGATAAATAATCCTTCATTCCTTCTACACTTTCAATGAGCTTAAATTCGTTCCTAATACTAAACCAATTGGAATACATTTACCTCTATCTTTTTAGAGCAATTTAATAAAAATTTTGCACGAAAGGTCAGAAGTCTCCCAAACCTCATATAATACTTAGTATTTTTCTCTAAAATTTTTAGCTATAACTTCTCAATTTAATAGAAAATATTCTTATTATATTCAATTAACTTTTAGTAACTTAGTATAGACAGAGGCGGGATAGATTCGAGTAACTCTCTGTCAATATTTCACAAGATGTAGTTTGAGGGATATGAAGATAAGAGATAAGGGAGTTACAATCTTAATTCCAGATGAGATATCGGATAAAGTATTTAAAAATCTAGGAAATGAATATAATATTAAAAAGCAGAAAAAAGATATCTAATTATAGTTTTAAGGTATTCGCTACCTTTTTTGTTCACTAAAAGGATACTTTTGTATTCCTTGATCAAGGAAAAGGGGACCATTTCGTGGGAAAGTGAAGGATGTATATGTAAAGAGTTAAGTCCTCTTTAAATAAGGAAAAATAATCTCCTAAAAAGAAGTTCGTATAAATTTTTTAGTAAACTAAATATAATATTTATATTTCATGCAAAAACCCTTGTTTTTCATTCCTACATTTCTCTATTCCTTTCCATCTTCTCTCTCTTCCTTGATGATCTCACATGATAAAATGGAATTACTGAACAAGCTTACGTGATTCAAGGCTTCAT
It includes:
- a CDS encoding VapB-type antitoxin; protein product: MGSKTITIEVSEELARLIEKMIQLGIAKSKNEAVNMLIESGRSEVEEKIRKQEEVLKLVDEWVKEGFPYRHLDMSDLRQERTEKSVINSDR
- a CDS encoding HEPN domain-containing protein; this encodes MSSFQNAVLLCKRSLNYLKASKESFKEGLYDVSSTNCQISAELLIKSTYLLLGLRLDFPPGFEVIPINEGEFDKAIRKNNPVIWDVKSKGIVLRDDLEICKKYTNVIRCTFVE
- a CDS encoding AAA family ATPase; this translates as MYSNWFSIRNEFKLIESVEGMKDYLSHENSEIVPCIFRDSSDSPFDMDASLIYSILGEPGYLIWGDSKGSVKINGRGNGSEPVGYPFSALFKRYFLSYLKNDGSRIDMVPSLNKLMISLLYVPSNEKKKRGFIGAGIITDINIDSVRNFRYWKEESGSNEKYWILRFRMKVIWLSRSVRNSIRESIPEILEWLRKGGNLQDQVPSILRNAVGEEIEGVQASQSNNCYSDSNYISGVKDFIMSKIQSGEVEETYKFYKQITNELEDLSQGIITEEVNNANPQCKSVEKALEEAKDLISNNLYLQNPRILDFMFASLRIGNILLVGPPGVGKTEIATTIADSLCSNGEKVTANALWTRRDLIGGETLRRGSISWKPGVILRAYVKASEIPDNALFPVVLEELNRADIDKAFGDFFTMFSSADASKWRIPSSLMEEIRSFPPDPQLYQLLKVIENEKNTGKSPLSKLRVIATINLKDLRNLYQIGDAITRRFSVFYLDCPKGDSDVEVVMKANGFNFTQETVNDLKELISRVRKGLGSKFCLSTSTVSKVISQMSIMQKETHKIEKQEIIELIKIHAGTIDNGVMKRIDKILEVSSETH